The genomic stretch cttctatttctgtccCTGGGGACACTGAACTTTCTATGGAGTCTCCTAAGCCTCCCAGGCCAGTTGGCTGATGGCCTAAGAAGCTTGTCCATCTGTCCTCTCCACTCTGAGTCTCAGGTGAAGGACAAGACTCTGTCCTTGCCCAGATGAGGCTCTGGGGTCTGAGCCCTGGCTGGTGAGCAGCTCCAGGAGCCACAGCCCTTGGATGGCTGGTAAATCTTTGCTCCTAGTTGGCCCTGCCCAGGAGGCTACAACCCAGTGCTGGCACAGGTTTCCCAGGGTTACCTGGAGTCAGGATCCTGGGACAGGGGTCTGGAGCAGGGGCGTCCAGGGATGAACTTCTCTGTGAGGATCCCAGGGAGCCCCTCAGGTCAGGCCCTGACCCAGTTCTTTAGAGTCTTTCTCAGGGTCAGGTCCATGGGGAGGGCACGGGGTGCCTGGCTGAGACTGATCTCCTTCTGCTGAGTCCCCCCATCAGACTGTCATTCCTCTGCCATGAGTGTCTGCAGGGTCTGGATGCAGGAAAGGAATTCTGATCTGTGGAAGTCTGTCTCCCCTGAGTGTGTCCTGCACTAAATGTCCAAACCCTAAAGTGGGATGTAATGCAGAGAGGGACATGGGCACAGCCCAGGCCTAGCAATCCTGTGTGTGGGAAGTAGAACTGACCCCCAACACCCAGAGGTCATGGGGAATCACTCACGATGTACGCTGAACTGGCCAGTTACTTCTTCACTCATAAGATTTAGCTTTATGACTTGTAGGGTGTAGGATCCTGTGTCATTTCTGGTGACGTTCCGCATCAGCAGGGATGCATTGGGGTATATTGTCTCTCGATTGCTGTATGCAGGCCCTGGGGTAATTTGTTGATTTGATATTACATATCCTATAATTCGACGGTTGGCATCCACTGTTTCCCCTTTGTACCAGTTGTAGCCACGAGGGTCCTGGGGCAGATTGTGGACAAGTAGAAGAACCTCCTTCCCCTCTGCAGCATTGGATGGCACAGCTTCAATAGTGAGCTGAGCAGTGGTGGGCGGGTTCCAGAAGGTGAAAAGTGAGGCTAGGAGGGGGAGAGAGCATCAAGCAATATTGCAACATATGTATTGGAGTGGAAAAATGGGGACATCAGCTTTGGagtttgtgtgtttttatgtgtgtgtgtgtgtgtgtgtgtgtcctactGAGTCAATGTCAGCAGCACAGCCCCCATTTCTTCAACACCTCTGACCTTGGCATTTCCCTGGTGGAATCCTCTTCTTCAGGGTTCTGCACGGCTCCCTCCACACTGCCCTCAGATCCTGCTCACATCAGGGCATCCTTGGGAGACCCTTTCTCTGACACCTCCTCTAGAGACACTGGGTCTTCTCTTTCTGACCTTTCCCTGCTGTGTTCCCTCCAGGGCTCCTGTCAGCGCCTGACCTCACATTCTAGATCTCTTTGTCTGTCTTCCTCCCCAGGAGAGTgtgagctctgtgagggcagggacttGTGTGGTGTTGGCTGCACCCCAGTGCCTGGGACAGGCTTCAGACTCCTGTGGATGAGTTCCTGAGCATTCCCTGGGCCCTCTGCTTCCTGAGGCTTATTTGCCAATGTCTGACATTGTTGGCTGAGGACAATGTTTCATACCCTGGTTATGCTTTATTTGAAGTGTCATTTGGTatggttattattatcatttttcaaaatgtagtgGCCAGTGATGATTAACCAGGAATATGGAACACTTGAGATGTTCCTGCCTCTTACCAATTCCAGTTCAATGTGATTTTCCTGTTGTGACCCCTTCCCCTCTCTTGTGTCCTCTCCTCTATTAAGGCTCCAACAGAAGTCCTCTGTCCCCTCTCAGAGCCCCATCCTCCCCAGGAGACCCCAGCCAGTCACTGTGCTTCCTCCTCCTGTCCTTTCCCAGGAAGTCCTCTCCTCACCTGTGAGCAGGAGCCCCTGCCAGGGGATGCGCCATCTGCAGGAAGGGGCTGAGATGGGCCCCATGGTCTCTGCTGCCTGCGTGTTCTCCTCTGTGGAGATGAGCCTGGGATCCAGAAACTTTCTGAGCACGGCTGTCAGCTGTGCTGTCCTTCCTCCTTTTGTGCTGAGCCTCTTCCCGGGGCAGGAGCACTTCTCAGGCTCATGGGCGGGGTCTGTGCCCAGGACACctctctgtcccctcccctctcAGTCCTGCCTCCCTGTCCCtcctttccctttattttctgtctgtgtTTCAGGCCCCTGGGAATTGCTGAGGTCTCTGACTCCTTCAGCAGTGATTCTCTCACCCAACCTCTGCACACActatgcagacacacacacacacacagacacacacagagacacacacatacacaaagagacacacacagtcacacacacaccctggagATTGGGTGAGCACAGCCCTGTGCCCTCAGCATCCTGCAGCCCATGTCTCCAGGTTGGGGTGCACAGTCgctccccctgccctctcccatCCCCATCTGGCTCTTCCCttcagatcaggaggtcagggctCCGCAAGGACCCTGTCACAGGGACACCACCACTGAGCTTTGGGGAGGTGTGTGCTCACTAGTGAGAGGGATCCTCCCCCTCTCTCATTGTGTCAAGCTTGGTTGCAGCTTCCAAGGATGGACATTTAATGCCCTGGGTATCCCAGAGGGGACTGTCCTTACTGGTGGTGTGCAGGGCAAATAATCTCTTATGCCTCCTGAGAGAGAGGGCTGTTCTGGTTGGTCAGTGGGGGCTGTGGGCCTAGTGGTCATCAGGGACAGGTATCAGCCATTCTCTTGCTCTTTGGGTTCTGGCAGCTGAGCTGGGGCTCGGGCCTTCCATGTTCTCTCTGACCATCTTGGGTGTCCTCTGTTTTCGCCCGGCTGACTGTCCTGTGGTCACCCCACCTTACCTATGGTTGGTGCAGCAGGAAGTGGGGAGTTGCCCAGGGTCCCCACAAGACAGTGCTCTCTGAGATCCAGGAGAGggagcctgggacagagcagggGCTCAGAGCTGGAGAGACTCATCCCAACTTACTCTGCAGCCAGGATGGGCTCAGCCCTCCCCATGCTGATATCCCCTGGGGTCTGTCCTAAGGGTTTGGACCTGGTCAGGTCCCTCTGTGTAGAGAAAGGATGGGCAGCGGCCGGGGAGCCTGTCTGGGGGGACGTTGCTCACACCTGAGAGGGCAGGTAGGGGTGGACCATGTTCTGGGAACAAAGGGAGCTCATCCCTTGCCCTCCAGCTTGTGTACATGAGAGAGCGCTGTCCTCCCTCCTGGCTTCACGAAGGACAGCAGGGGGCAGGTGGCTACATCCCAGATAGTGCCTGGGCGTGACCATCACATACTCTCCGAGCCTCCTGGGGTGCAGAGGGAAGGTCATAGGGTGCCTGGCTGATTCCCCAGAGGCACTGTGGGCCCTCAGGCAGCTGTGGTTCTGTCAGCGCTGGGCTCAGCCTGCCATGCCGTAGAGAACAGGACACACGGAGCAGGGGCGGGTATTTAGGGAGCAGTCACAGAAAGAGTTGATGAGGATGGAGGGAGGTCACGAGGGGAAAGCACCCAGTGTGGCATCGCGTGCACCAGCACTGCCCTGGGAGATGCCTTAACTAGGCCCAGGGAAGGATTGGGTGTGTGGGGCAGGAGCTGCCTGCAGAGGGAGCGGCCTCATGTTGCCGGCTGCCTGGCTGCAGGGAGGAGCTGACAGAGTCCGTATGGGGAGCTTGGAGGGTAAGGAGGACGTGGGCCGAGGTGCCCTGGTGAGGGTGGACCCTGCTGGGCTGTGGGTTCCGCTGAGGGAGGTCAGCAGCCCCTGGGAAGGCTCCAGGCTGGAGGGACTCTGTCGCCCTCTGGTGGACTGGAAGGGAAGTGTGGGTGGCCGCAGTCCCAGGTCAGGCTGCGTGTTTTATTCCACATGGATCTGCGCATTTCACACGAGGTCACCCACATGTTATGTCAGAGCTCCATCACATTCCACATCCGTGTTTTTCTCTGTGGCTGATTCTCTGGTGTGATCTCTGAGCCTGTGTTAGTCCTCCTCACAATGGTCACAGCTGTGTGTGGAGATCTAATGGGGTGTGTGTGGCTCATGTGCTCACACAGAGTGTCCTGGGGTCAGGCTTTATGACCTACCCTGCCCCAACTCCACAACAAGATCTGAATAATGCGCCAAGTAAGATAAAGTCAGAATCCATGGGGGAGGGCGAGAGTCCTGGCAGTGCTGAGGTCTGTGCCTCCAGCTTAACTCTCAGTCTCTTTgcaaatacatttatgttgtgCATCTGCAGTTGGCTGGGCAGTTTCATGTCTCTGAATCCTTGAATCTCTCTGTGGATAAGGTCATGTAGGGACTGCATGTAAGTGTATGAGGGCTATCTGATTAGGGTGGGTATGTTTTACATAGTAGGTTTTCTTCaccaaagactttaaaaaaattgtggtagagtgtatatatgtacattcaTATAtcacctccacttcctgagtttaagtgattctcctgcctcagcctcccaagtagctgggactacaagtgtgcaccaccatgccgggctaatttttgtatttttagtagagatggggtttcaccatgctggccaggctggtctcaaactcctgaacttgtgatctacctgcctcagcctcccaaagtgctgggattacaggcgtgagccactgcacccggcctgtatatcttctttgaagaaatgtctatttgagtttttgcccatttataaATGGGgtggtttgtctttttgttattgagttgtagcagttctttatatattctggacaggAAGCTCTTCTATAtgtaatttgcaaatgttttctcccattctgtgcctggtcttttcactttcttgataatgtcctttgatgcacaaaaggcTTGCATCTTTATAAAgcttaatttatctatttttccttgtTGTTGCTCATGCTTTTGTGTCATATCTAACAATCCATTACCACATTCGAAGCCATCAAGATctatccctctttttctttttttaaaaaatatatattttatttacataggtTTTTTGGGGAACCGattggtatttggttacatgagtaagttctttagtggtgatttttgagattttggtgcacccatcacccaagcagtatacactgaatccaatttgtagtatttttttcctcactcccttcccaccctttttacctgagtccccaaaatccattttgtaattcttatgcctttacatcctcatcacttagctcccacttatgaatgagaacatacgatgtttggttttccattcctgagtcacttcacttagaataatagtcttcaatcccatccaggttgctgaggatgccattaattcattcctttttatggctgagtagtattccatcacacacacacacacacacacacacacacacacacacatacacatatacacatacatatatacataccaagtttctttatccactcattgattgatggacatttttgttggttccacatttttgcagctgcaaattgtgctgctataaacatgcatgtgcaagtatcttttttgtataatgacttcttttcttctgggtagataccaaaagtgggatttctggatcaaatggtagttctacttttagttctttaaggaatctccacactggtttccataatggttgcactagtttacattcccaccagcagtgtagaagtgttcccttttcaccatattcataccaacatctattattttttattatggccatcgttgcaggagaaaggtggtatcgcattgtggttttgatttgcattccctgattattagtgatgttgagtatttttatatgtttattggccatttatatatctttcttcaagaattgtctattcatgtcctttgtccactttttaatgggattgtttgtttgttttttgcttgcttatttgattgagttcattatagattctagatattagtcctttgtcagatgtacagattgtgaagattttctcccactctgtgggttgtctgtttactctgctgactgttccttttgtcgTGCaaatgctctttagtttaattaagtcccagctatttatctttgtttttattgcatttgcttttgggttgtCATGAACTCTTTcgtaagccaatgtctagaagggtttttctgatgttatcttctataatttttatagtttcaggtcttagatttaagtccttatccatcttgagttgatttttgtataaggtgagagatgaggatccactttcattcttctacatgtggcttgtcaattattcc from Pan paniscus chromosome 20, NHGRI_mPanPan1-v2.0_pri, whole genome shotgun sequence encodes the following:
- the LOC103785009 gene encoding carcinoembryonic antigen-related cell adhesion molecule 8 isoform X1, producing MGPISAPSCRWRIPWQGLLLTASLFTFWNPPTTAQLTIEAVPSNAAEGKEVLLLVHNLPQDPRGYNWYKGETVDANRRIIGYVISNQQITPGPAYSNRETIYPNASLLMRNVTRNDTGSYTLQVIKLNLMSEEVTGQFSVHPETPKPSISSNNSNPVEDKDAVAFTCEPETQNTTYLWWVNGQSLPVSPRLQLSNGNRTLTLLSVTRNDVGPYECEIQNPASANFSDPVTLNVLYALVQGSSPGLSARATVSIMIGVLARVALI